A region of the Pseudomonas anguilliseptica genome:
ATCAAGCTGGTCATGGAAATGATCAACACCCGCGACATCCCGGGCTTCTACCTGAACACCACGAAGCAGGCGCTGGCCATTCGCGACAAGGTCGCCAGCAGCAATCTGTACCTGCAATACGACATCTACCATATGCAAATCATGGAAGGTGACCTGGCGCGTACCGTCGAAACCAATCTCTCCGTGATCAACCATGTGCAGTTGGCTGACAACCCGGGCCGCAACGAGCCGGGCACTGGCGAGATCAACTACCGCTTCCTCTTCGAGCACCTGGACCGCATTGGCTACCAGGGCTGGATCGGCTGTGAATACAAGCCGGCAACCACCACCGCTGCCGGCCTCGGCTGGATGAAAGCGCACAACGCAATCTGAGGAGACTCTACTCATGGCTAAAATCGGATTTATCGGCACCGGCATCATGGGCAAGCCCATGGCGCAGAACCTGCAGAAAGCCGGGCACACCCTGTTCTTCTCCGAGCACTTCGACAAGGCTCCGGCCGACCTGCTGGGCGACAACGGTATCGGCCTTGCCAACCCGCGCGAAGTGGCGCAGGAAGCCGAGTTCATCATCATCATGGTGCCGGACACCCCCCAGGTTGAGGACGTTCTGTTCCGCGCCGACGGCGTTGCCGCAGGCGTGGGCGCTGGCAAAGTAGTGATCGACATGAGCTCGATCTCGCCGACCGCCACCAAAGTCTTCGCCGAAAAAATCAAAGCCACTGGCGCGGCTTACCTGGACGCCCCGGTATCCGGCGGTGAAGTCGGTGCCAAAGCGGCCACCCTGTCGATCATGGTCGGTGGTTGCCCGAGTGCCTTCGAACGCGCCCTGCCGCTGTTCCAGGCCATGGGTAAGAACATCACCCGCGTAGGCGGTAACGGTGACGGCCAGACCGCCAAGGTCGCCAAGGTCGCCAACCAGATCATCGTTGCCCTGAACATCCAGGCGGTGGCCGAGGCCCTGCTGTTCGCCGCCAAGAACGGCGCCGATCCAGCCAAGGTGCGTGAAGCGCTGATGGGCGGTTTCGCCGGTTCGAAGATCCTTGAAGTGCACGGTGAGCGCATGATCAAGGGCACCTTCGACCCAGGCTTCCGTATCAGCTTGCACCAGAAGGACCTCAACCTGGCCCTGGCTGGCGCGCGCGAACTGGGCCTCAACCTGCCCAACACCGCCAACGCCCAGCAAGTGTTCAGCACCTGTGCGGCCATCGGTGACAGCAACTGGGACCACTCGGCGTTGATCAAAGGCCTGGAACATATGGCCAACTTCAACATCCGCGGCGAGTAAGCAACAGGTTTCAGAGCGGGGTCAGCCGCTCTGAAACAACCCCTTCGATCTGTCCGGCAGGCGGTGTCACGGCCTGCCTGCCGGGTGGGTCGATTCTAGTGCGCAGCGCCTTGGCCCAGGGCGCTGCGCACTAGAATCGAACGTGCTTCAGTAATAAAAAGTGGCTCCGGCCCTATCAAGAGAGATCGCCATGTCCATCGATCCGTCTTTCAATCCAACGTCCCTGCTGCGCGAGCTGTTCGCCAGCGCCATCGACGCCGCCCACCCGCGCCAGGTGCTGGCTGATTACCTGCCGGAAGATCGCAGCGGCCGCGTGATTGTCATCGGCGCCGGTAAAGCCGCTGCGGCCATGGCCGAAGTGATCGAGCAGGAATGGCAAGGCGAGGTCTCCGGCCTGGTAGTTACCCGCTACGAGCACGGCGCCAACTGCCAGAAGATCGAAGTGGTCGAAGCCGCCCACCCGGTTCCGGATGACGCCGGCGAGCGCGTGGCGCGTCGCGTGCTGGAGCTGGTGAGCAGCCTCAGCGAAGCCGACAAGGTGATCTTTCTGCTGTCTGGCGGCGGCTCTTCCCTGCTCGCCCTACCTGCTGAAGGCATCAGCCTGAAAGACAAACAAGCGGTCAACAAGGCGCTGCTGAAATCCGGCGCCTCGATTGGCGAAATGAACTGCGTGCGCAAGCACCTTTCCGCCATCAAGGGCGGCCGCCTGGCCAAGGCCAGCTGGCCGGCCAGCGTCTACACCTATGCGATTTCCGATGTACCAGGCGATGAAGCCACGGTAATCGCCTCCGGCCCGACCGTGGCCGACCCGACCACCTCGGCCGAAGCCCTGGCGATTCTCGCCCGCTACAGTATCGAGATCCCGGCCAACGTGCGCGCCTGGCTGCAGAACCCGGCCTCGGAAACCGTCAAACCGGGCGATCCGTGTCTGGCCCGCAGCCACTTCCAGCTAATCGCCCGCCCGCAGCAATCCCTCGACGCTGCCGCCGCCAAGGCGCGCGCCGCCGGCTTGCCAACACTGATCCTCGGTGATCTGGAGGGCCAGTCGCGAGATGTCGCCAAGGTGCACGCTGGCATCGCCAAACAGGTACGTCTGCATGGTCAGCCGATCAAGGCACCCTGCGTGATCCTCTCCGGTGGCGAAACCACGGTGACCGTACGCGGCAATGGCCGTGGCGGACGCAACGCCGAATTTTTGCTGAGCCTTACCGACAGCCTCAAAGGCCTGCCCGGTGTCTACGCCCTGGCCGGTGACACCGACGGCATCGACGGCTCGGAAGACAACGCCGGGGCCATCATGACCCCCGACAGCTATGCCCGCGCCCATGCAATGGGCCTGAGCAGCAGCGATGAGCTGGATAACAACAACGGCTACGGCTACTTCGCCGCCCTCGATCAACTGATCGTCACCGGGCCGACGCGTACCAACGTCAACGATTTTCGCGCCATTCTGATCCTTGAGAACCCTGCCCAATGAACGCCGACAAGAAAGTAAAAATCCTCGCCACCCTTGGCCCAGCGATCAAAACCATCGATGACATTCGCCAGCTGGTGGAGGCTGGGGTCAACCTGTTCCGCCTCAATTTCAGCCACGGCGAACACGCCGACCACGCCCAGCGCTACGACTGGGTGCGTGAAGTCGAGCAGCAGCTGAACACCCCGACTGGCATCCTCATGGACCTGCAAGGGCCGAAGCTGCGCGTCGGCCGTTTTGCCGAGGGCAAGGTCAACCTGCAACGCGGCCAGACCCTGCGCCTGGATCTGGACAGCACCCCAGGCGACGTCCATCGGGTCAACCTGCCCCACCCGGAAATCATCGAAGCGCTGCAGCCGGGCATGAGCCTGCTGCTCGACGATGGCCGCCTACGTCTGCAGGTCACCGCCAAGCACAGCGATGTAGTGATTACCGAAGTGATCGCCGGTGGTGAGCTGTCCGACCGCAAGGGCGTCAACGTGCCAGAAGCGGTGCTGCAATTGAGCCCGCTGACCGAGAAAGACCGCCGCGACCTGAGCTTCGGTCTGGAGCTGGGCGTGGACTGGGTCGCGCTGTCGTTTGTGCAGCGCCCGGAAGACATTATCGAAGCCCGCCAGCTGATCGGTGATCGCGCCTTCCTGATGGCCAAGATTGAGAAACCATCCGCGGTGATTCACCTGGAAGAGATCACCAAGTTGTGCGATGCGATCATGGTCGCCCGTGGCGACCTGGGCGTGGAAGTGCCGGCCGAGAACGTGCCGCGCATCCAGCGCGACATCATCCGCACCTGCCGCCAGCTCGGTAAGCCGGTGGTAGTGGCCACGCAGATGCTCGAGTCCATGCGCTTCTCCCCTGCGCCGACCCGCGCCGAGGTTACTGACGTGGCCAACGCTGTGGCCGAAGGCGCCGATGCGGTGATGCTCTCGGCGGAAACCGCCTCAGGAGATTACCCACTGGAAGCCGTGCAGATGATGAGCAAGATCATCCGCCAGGTGGAAAACGGCCCGGAGTTCCAGGCCCAGCTCGACGTCAGCCGCCCGCAGGCCGAAGCCACCGCCTCGGATGCAATCAGCTGCGCGATCCGCCGCATCAGCACCATCCTGTCGGTAGCAGCGCTGGTCAACTACACCGAGTCGGGCAACTCCAGCCTGCGCGCCTCGCGCGAGCGGCCGA
Encoded here:
- a CDS encoding 2-hydroxy-3-oxopropionate reductase, encoding MAKIGFIGTGIMGKPMAQNLQKAGHTLFFSEHFDKAPADLLGDNGIGLANPREVAQEAEFIIIMVPDTPQVEDVLFRADGVAAGVGAGKVVIDMSSISPTATKVFAEKIKATGAAYLDAPVSGGEVGAKAATLSIMVGGCPSAFERALPLFQAMGKNITRVGGNGDGQTAKVAKVANQIIVALNIQAVAEALLFAAKNGADPAKVREALMGGFAGSKILEVHGERMIKGTFDPGFRISLHQKDLNLALAGARELGLNLPNTANAQQVFSTCAAIGDSNWDHSALIKGLEHMANFNIRGE
- a CDS encoding glycerate kinase type-2 family protein, which gives rise to MSIDPSFNPTSLLRELFASAIDAAHPRQVLADYLPEDRSGRVIVIGAGKAAAAMAEVIEQEWQGEVSGLVVTRYEHGANCQKIEVVEAAHPVPDDAGERVARRVLELVSSLSEADKVIFLLSGGGSSLLALPAEGISLKDKQAVNKALLKSGASIGEMNCVRKHLSAIKGGRLAKASWPASVYTYAISDVPGDEATVIASGPTVADPTTSAEALAILARYSIEIPANVRAWLQNPASETVKPGDPCLARSHFQLIARPQQSLDAAAAKARAAGLPTLILGDLEGQSRDVAKVHAGIAKQVRLHGQPIKAPCVILSGGETTVTVRGNGRGGRNAEFLLSLTDSLKGLPGVYALAGDTDGIDGSEDNAGAIMTPDSYARAHAMGLSSSDELDNNNGYGYFAALDQLIVTGPTRTNVNDFRAILILENPAQ
- the pyk gene encoding pyruvate kinase; translated protein: MNADKKVKILATLGPAIKTIDDIRQLVEAGVNLFRLNFSHGEHADHAQRYDWVREVEQQLNTPTGILMDLQGPKLRVGRFAEGKVNLQRGQTLRLDLDSTPGDVHRVNLPHPEIIEALQPGMSLLLDDGRLRLQVTAKHSDVVITEVIAGGELSDRKGVNVPEAVLQLSPLTEKDRRDLSFGLELGVDWVALSFVQRPEDIIEARQLIGDRAFLMAKIEKPSAVIHLEEITKLCDAIMVARGDLGVEVPAENVPRIQRDIIRTCRQLGKPVVVATQMLESMRFSPAPTRAEVTDVANAVAEGADAVMLSAETASGDYPLEAVQMMSKIIRQVENGPEFQAQLDVSRPQAEATASDAISCAIRRISTILSVAALVNYTESGNSSLRASRERPKAPILSLTPSLDTARRLSVAWGVYSVVNERLHKVEEVTRTALETARSAGLANTGDTVVITAGEPFGQPGSTNSLRIEILH